The segment TTGTGACCTTGGATGGACGCACGGGCATCAACGCCAGCCACTTGAACTTTGGCGATTCACGACGTGGTTGGGATTTCCGCAGCCCCGGTCGTGGCGGTGTGAACTTCGAAGAGATCATTCGTGCATTGAACGAGATCGACTATCAAGGTCCTCTGTCGATCGAATGGGAAGACAGCGGAATGGAACGCACGTTTGGTGCTCGCGAAGCATGCGAGTTCACGAAAAAGCTGGACTTCTCGCCCAGCAATCGTGCGTTCGACGCCGCCTTCGACGAAGAGAATGATTGAGTCGCATGATCGACATCACAGTGAATGGGCGTCCCACGCAGATCGATCGGCCCATGCCGATCGATGAGTTGTTGGTGACGGTTGAAGTCCCGAAGAATTACCTCGCGGTCGAAGTCAACGAAGACGTCGTGCCGCGGGAAGACTACGCCGCGAAAATTGTGGGTGACGGTGATCGCGTCGAAGTGGTGACCTTGGTCGGTGGCGGATGAGTTCACCGCGAGGTTTCTTT is part of the Rhodopirellula bahusiensis genome and harbors:
- the thiS gene encoding sulfur carrier protein ThiS, encoding MIDITVNGRPTQIDRPMPIDELLVTVEVPKNYLAVEVNEDVVPREDYAAKIVGDGDRVEVVTLVGGG